Genomic DNA from bacterium:
GTGTTGATCCTGGTGGCAGCCATTGCCTTTTCCGCAGCGAAGGCATTTGCCTGCAGCGGCGCCACAGACACCCACGCATTTTTCGTCCCGTTTTTCTTCGGCGACGGCTTTGACAACACCACCTGCGCCAGTACGCTGCGCGCAACAGGATGTCACTGAGAGCGCGACGCCGAGTCGGGGGGGCACACGCTATTTCGGGATGGTCATCCACCGCTCGAGGGGCACGGGTTGGCCATCCGCGCCCCCCGGTTCTAGCTTTTCCCGATCGAACACGAAGGTCACTTCCTCCAGTTCGCGCGTTCCCTTGTCCGGCATCCTGTGAATGGACGCCACGGTGGCGTTACTGAGCCGGAGCGTCTTGTAGACCTGGTCTCCCTTTCCGGCGGTTGCACGGACAAACTCAAACTTGACTTCTCTCAGCACTTCATTGGTGTTCATCGCGCGAAAGAGCGCGGGAGATGCCGGTCCCCATTCCTTTGTGACCACGATCTCCTCATGCCGGCGCTTCCCGGCGGCCTGCCCGGTGGCAATATTCCCTGAGGAAGTGGGCTCGTAACTGAACTTCAGGCAAGGGATGCGCTGGCTGGGGAATGTTCCCGGCTTCGTGCCGGTGATCGTCATGTAGACTTCGTATGCGGCTTGGGCCGACCCAGCCACCAGGGCGAGGCAGCAGGTGAGAACCAGGGCAACAAAGACGTGCCGGCTCGTCGAATGCATCGTCCCCTCCCGGTATCCGCCACCAAGAGCCCGCGGATTTCGAAGGCACGTGGCGGAGTGTGGAACCCGCTTCGCGACAGACCCCCCACGGCCCTCTCCATATGCCGTCCATCAGCGGGACGTCAGATCGTGCGCGCCGGCCGGCGGAGGTGCCTGGTTACGTTTGCCATGATGGGGACGGTTCCGAGGAGGGTGGCGCCCCCGAGGAAGAACGCCGTCTCGACCCCCGACGCCGTGGTCACCAGCCCGAACACGATCGGGCTGATAATCGCTCCTATGCGCTGCACGCCTTGACGCATCCCGAACGCCACTCCCCAGAACTCCGCGCCGATCGATTCCACCATCAGGCTCATGGTCAGCGGCTGGGTGAAGCCGAGGCTCGTCCCCATCAGCCCCGACGTCAAGATGAGCGGCCAGAACTGCCGGAGCAGCGGTATGATCCCGAGCGTGACCGCCAGGATGGCCGTCGCGCCAACGAGCAGGGATGCGTAGCCGAACCACTCCACCCCCCGCGACAGGAACGAACGAACAATCATCGAGCCGAGGCTGATCGTGGCGATGATGATCCCGATCAGGGTCGGGGATAGGCCTACCTTGTGCAGGTAGAGTGGATAGAACGACTGCTGCAGCGTCTGCCCGCACACCACCATGAACGAGATGAAGAGAATGGCGCTGACCCCCCGCTCGCGCAGGATCTCGCCGGCGAGCCTGTGGGCCATCGCGAACGACACGGCGCGCCGGGGGGCCGCGGGCACGCCGCGGAGCGACCCGGCGATCGCAAACGAGGGGATCATCAGGAGCCACACCAGCGCGAACGCCGGCCGGTAGCCGAAGTGGCCGGTGATGGCGCCTCCGAGCACGGGGCCGATGACGGCTCCGGCCGAGTTCCAGAGGGAATAGTACCCGTAGTTCCGGACCCGCGTGGCCGGGGTGCTGGCCGCGGCGACCACCGCCTGTGAGGCCACCGCAAACCCGATGTTGGCGATCCCCATGAGCGCGTACGCGAGGGCCACCGGCCATACCGCATGCAGCGCCGTCAGAATCACGCCGGCAGTCGCGTACAGAAGCACCGATCCTTTCGTGATGAGGGCGGGGCCGCGCTCATCCACCAGCGCGCCGGCGTGGAGAGAGATCAGCAGGGGCACGACGCCGGAGAAACCGATGATCCCTCCGATGACGCCGACCGGCGCCCCCTGGGAGGCCAGGTACAGGGGGATGAACGGCGCGGCGACATACCACGCGGCGGTGGATATGATCTGCAACGCGTTGTTCAGCCAGAGGAGCGATCCCGGATCCGCGGCGGGTGGCGCGGCGCTCGCCCGGGCGGGGGGAACGCCGGTGCCGGGAGCGAGCTCGCTTTGAGATCCCGAGTTAACCATCAATCGCCCGGAGGTAACAGTTCACGCACCCCTGGCGGTTCTCCGACATCGCCGGGAGCACCTTCGCTTCAGCAACGATAGGACCCCGAGAGGCGGCCAGCGAACCCAAGAGCCGCGCACTACACGGCATAGGGGGTGGTACATGGACAGAGTCCAACGCAACGGGGGGACCTCAGGCATTATCACCGCTATCTGTCTTGCCCTCCTGTTCGTGCTGTTTATCTCCAGCGGTCTGGATCCTCAAGCGGCACAAGATCCCGCTAAAGCGCTTCCGATTATCGCACAGAAACCGGGCCTCTTTGGTGCGATCGGCGTCCTCGGGGCGCTGGCCTCGGGCTTCGGGCTTGTCTTTACGATCGGGCTCTTTGCCCGTCTGAGAGACCGCGCGCCGACACGAGCCGCCGCCGCCCTCGGCCTTGCGTTTGTGGGCCTGACCGCTCACGCGCTGGGGGCGTCGCTCCTCTCCCAGGGAGGACAGTTTCTCGTCGGCGTCTCCACAAAAGACCAGACGGCGGCCGGCCACGCGTGGATCGCGGTGACCGCGGTCGCCCAGGCCCTGAACGGACTCGGGAACGCCTTCACCGGCGCCTCCATTCTCGTTGCGGGATGGGCGGTCGTCGCGACGGGGGCGATGAGCACGGTCTTAGGCTGGATTGCGGTGGTCGGCGGCGTCGTGCAGCTCTTGCAATACTTCACCGCCGCGCCGCCCCTGATGGGCATTGGGTTCCTGCTGGCGATTGTCTGGCTTGCCTGGGCCGGCATCGAGCTGCGGCGTTCGCCGGCGTGATGCCGGCCGCGGGGGCGTCTCGGCGTCACGCTGGGAGGGTGGCGTCCGCGTGCTTCTGAAACCGCGGGATCACGTCCCTCGCCAGAAGCTCCATCGACCGACGCCAGAGCTTCGGTTGGTCCCAATCGTGCCCGGTCACGAGCAGCGTCCCGAAGTGGCCGGCTTCATCGCGCAGCGCGACCAATTGATCGAGCACGCGGCTGGGGCTCCCCGCAATGACCTGAGCGCGTTTGATCACATCGACGGTCGCCGCCCCATCGGTCATGTCGGGATCGGGCTTGAGCATGAACAGCGCCTTACGCGCCACGCTGAAATTGTGCCGGAAGAAGCTGTAGTAATACGATAGCGCGTTGTTCGAATCTGCAAGGTACTCTTCAGCCTCCGCGTTCGTCTCGGTGACGAGGACGCAACGCGCCACGCGCCATATGCTCGGGTCGGGATCTCGTCCGACCTGTTCGCATCCTTCAGCGTAGCGCTCCCACTGGCCCCGGAGATACCGTTGGTTGAAGAAGTTGCCGGAGATCGGAATCCACCCCCGCGCGCCGGCGGTTTTGGCGCTGGGGGAATTGGGCGTCACGATCGACAGCGCGATCGGCGGGTGCGGGAGTTGATACGGCCGTGGGACCCATCCGACCTTGAACCCCGGCCAGACGTTGTCCGTGAGCGAAAGTTTCCAGAACCGCCCGGGCAGTTGATAGGGCGGGTCCTGCGCCCAGAGCTTCAGCACCATGTCAATCGATTCGAGCAGCATCTCCGGGCGCACCTCGGAGGGAGGGAGGTTGAACATCTCCATGTCGCTCCCCAACCCCCCCGGGCCGATGCCCATGATGAAGCGTCCACGGCAGAGGTGGTCGAACATGGCGGTTTCTGCTGCGACGATGAGGGGGTGCGTTTGTGGAAGATTGAGGACCCCCGAACCGAAGCGAATCTTCTGCGTGCGGTCAATCACCGTCGAGAGGAACATGAGGGGAGAGCTGATACACTCGCTCCACGACGTGTAATGCTCCCCGACGAAGACCTCGGAGAAATCAAGCGTGTCGGCGAGGACGATGGCCTCCCGATCCTCCTCGAGAGCGGTGGTGTAGTCCCGGCTCGGGTGGTGAAACGGCATCATGAACAAACCGAGCTTGATGCTCACGGCGACCTCCTCTCACCCCCGTCCGATGAACGGCATCTTGGTCGCCATCACGGTCAAGAACTGCACGTTCGCGTCCAACGGCAGGCTCGCCATGTACACTACCGCGCGGGCCACGTACTCGGGGTCCATCCTCGGTTCGACGCGGACCGACCCGTCGGCCTGCACCACGCCCTCCACCATTCGCGCCGTCATCTCCGTCGCCGCGTTGCCGATGTCGATCTGGCCGCAGGCGATGTCGTACTTTCGGCCATCGAGCGAGGCCGACTTGGTGAGGCCGGTGATCGCATGCTTCGTCGCCGTATACGGCGCGGAGTTGGGCCGCGGGCTGTGCGCGGAAATGGAGCCGTTGTTGATGATGCGGCCGCCGCGGGGCTCCTGCTGCTTCATCAGCCGGAACGCTTCCTGGGTGCAGAGGAAGGTCCCCGTGAGGTTGGTCTCGACGACCGCCTTCCACTGGTCGTACGTCAGGTCCTCGAGTGGGAGGGGAGGCGCGCCGATCCCGGCGTTGTTGAACAGGAGGTCGAGCCGGCCGAAGGCCTCCTTCGTCCTGGCGAACAGGCGTTTCACCGACGAGGGGTCGGCCACGTCGGTGGGCACGGCCAGGGTGACCGACTCCGATCCCCCCGCCCGGATCGTGATGTCCAATGGCTCCTCGCGGCGGCCGGCAAGGACGACCGAGTACCCCTCCTGCAGCAGAGCCAGTGCCACGGCCCTGCCGACGCCCGTTCCGGCACCGGTCACGATCGCCACCTTGTTCGGTAATCCCATCTGCCAGACTCCTTCCTCTGCGAATGCTATCGGACGGATCCTTCGTCCGCGAGCCTCCCCTGGACGGCAAGGCGGGCCGCCGTGTGCGCCTCGTAGGCGGCCACGAACTTCGGCGACCGCTCCTGCAGGCGGCCGTGGTTGATCGCGCCGCTCCGCATCATGTAATCGTAGGCAAAGGGAATGGGATCCAGATGTAACTTCTCGCGCATGCGCTCATACCAAATGAAGCTGTGCGCCGCGACCTTGAGGAGCTTCTCGACCACCGGCCGTCTGGCCCGCTCGAACTCCCCCAGTGCCGTTCCGATATCCGTGTTCGCGGCCAGCGCCTGAGCGAGGGCGATGGCGTCTTCGAGCCCCATCCTCGTTCCCGAGCCGATGGAAAAATGGATGGTGCGGAGGGCGTCGCCGATCAGCGCGACATTGTCGCAGCTCCAGCGTTCGTTGGTCACGACCTTGAAAT
This window encodes:
- a CDS encoding type VI secretion system tube protein Hcp: MHSTSRHVFVALVLTCCLALVAGSAQAAYEVYMTITGTKPGTFPSQRIPCLKFSYEPTSSGNIATGQAAGKRRHEEIVVTKEWGPASPALFRAMNTNEVLREVKFEFVRATAGKGDQVYKTLRLSNATVASIHRMPDKGTRELEEVTFVFDREKLEPGGADGQPVPLERWMTIPK
- a CDS encoding MFS transporter, with the translated sequence MVNSGSQSELAPGTGVPPARASAAPPAADPGSLLWLNNALQIISTAAWYVAAPFIPLYLASQGAPVGVIGGIIGFSGVVPLLISLHAGALVDERGPALITKGSVLLYATAGVILTALHAVWPVALAYALMGIANIGFAVASQAVVAAASTPATRVRNYGYYSLWNSAGAVIGPVLGGAITGHFGYRPAFALVWLLMIPSFAIAGSLRGVPAAPRRAVSFAMAHRLAGEILRERGVSAILFISFMVVCGQTLQQSFYPLYLHKVGLSPTLIGIIIATISLGSMIVRSFLSRGVEWFGYASLLVGATAILAVTLGIIPLLRQFWPLILTSGLMGTSLGFTQPLTMSLMVESIGAEFWGVAFGMRQGVQRIGAIISPIVFGLVTTASGVETAFFLGGATLLGTVPIMANVTRHLRRPARTI
- a CDS encoding DUF4386 family protein; this translates as MDRVQRNGGTSGIITAICLALLFVLFISSGLDPQAAQDPAKALPIIAQKPGLFGAIGVLGALASGFGLVFTIGLFARLRDRAPTRAAAALGLAFVGLTAHALGASLLSQGGQFLVGVSTKDQTAAGHAWIAVTAVAQALNGLGNAFTGASILVAGWAVVATGAMSTVLGWIAVVGGVVQLLQYFTAAPPLMGIGFLLAIVWLAWAGIELRRSPA
- a CDS encoding LLM class flavin-dependent oxidoreductase; the encoded protein is MSIKLGLFMMPFHHPSRDYTTALEEDREAIVLADTLDFSEVFVGEHYTSWSECISSPLMFLSTVIDRTQKIRFGSGVLNLPQTHPLIVAAETAMFDHLCRGRFIMGIGPGGLGSDMEMFNLPPSEVRPEMLLESIDMVLKLWAQDPPYQLPGRFWKLSLTDNVWPGFKVGWVPRPYQLPHPPIALSIVTPNSPSAKTAGARGWIPISGNFFNQRYLRGQWERYAEGCEQVGRDPDPSIWRVARCVLVTETNAEAEEYLADSNNALSYYYSFFRHNFSVARKALFMLKPDPDMTDGAATVDVIKRAQVIAGSPSRVLDQLVALRDEAGHFGTLLVTGHDWDQPKLWRRSMELLARDVIPRFQKHADATLPA
- a CDS encoding SDR family oxidoreductase; this translates as MGLPNKVAIVTGAGTGVGRAVALALLQEGYSVVLAGRREEPLDITIRAGGSESVTLAVPTDVADPSSVKRLFARTKEAFGRLDLLFNNAGIGAPPLPLEDLTYDQWKAVVETNLTGTFLCTQEAFRLMKQQEPRGGRIINNGSISAHSPRPNSAPYTATKHAITGLTKSASLDGRKYDIACGQIDIGNAATEMTARMVEGVVQADGSVRVEPRMDPEYVARAVVYMASLPLDANVQFLTVMATKMPFIGRG